From Qipengyuania soli:
GGAATTCGCGGTACTCGACGGAATAAGGCACGGCGACCAGCCGGTCACCCTCGCGCTTGACCACCGTATAGGGACTAAGCAGCGCCTCCTTCTGGTCGGGATGAGCGGCAAGGTAGGCATCGAACTCCTCGCGCGTCAGCTCGGTCGGGTAAAAGCCGGCTCCCTCGGGCAACTGGGTAGTTCCCCAGAACGGGTGAAATTCGGCAAGATCGTCCCACGCGCCGAAATAGCGGTCGAACATTGCAAGCAGCATGTCGCGGTCGCCGCGCTTGCTGTTGGCAATCGCTGCGCGAACCTGCGGATTGTCGGCGTAGCGCTGGCGCAGGTAGATCTTGTCCATGTAGCCCGATGCTTCGATCAGCATGTTCACCACATCGCGTTCCTCGGGCGTGAGGTAACTGGTGTCGGGTGTCATGCGGATCTCGGCCAGCTTCGCGTACTGCGCCGCCATGTCGTAGCCTTCATGGGCGGCGGGCGTTTCAGTGCTTGCGACCTTGGTCTCGGTGGCAAGCGGGGCGCAGGCAGCACTGGCGAGCAGAAGGGGCAGGATGGCGCGACGCATGTGAATCTCCTCCGGGACTTTGTCTCTGGTTATCCAACGCCATGCGGGTCCGAAGTGTCCCGCGCAAGCAGCCGATTGACCGGCGACCGACCTTGTCCGACAAGGCGGGCGAGAGGGAGAGACGATGGCTTATCCGAAACTGACCAAGCAGCCGGGTGCACTCGAAACCGCCGCAGCGATCCGCAATGGATCCATGTCGCCTATCGAAGCGGTCGAAGCGGCGATCGCGCGCATCGAACATCACGATGCGCATATCAATGCGGTCGCGGTCACCGATTTCGATCGCGCGCGTGATGCGGCCAAGGCGCTTGGCAAGCGCCAGCCTAGCGCGGACGAACCGCTGTTCGGTGTGCCCATGACCGTCAAGGAGAGCTTCAATGTCGCGGGTTTGCCGACGACATTCGGTCACGAGCAGTATGCCGATAATATCGTAGACAAGGATGCGGAGGTCGTCCGCCTGCTGAAGGGCGCCGGTGCGATCATCCTTGGCAAGACCAACGTTCCCCCAGACCTCGCCGACCTGCAGAGCAACAACCCCGTCTACGGCCGCACCAACAATCCGCACGATCATGACCGGGTGGCTGGCGGATCGAGCGGCGGTTCGGCGGCAGCGGTCGCTAGCGGAATGGTGCCATGCGAATACGGCAGCGATATCGGCAGCTCGATCCGCAACCCGGCGCATTTCAATGGCATCTATGGCCACAAGACCAGTTTCGGCCTCGTCAGCAGGCGGGGTCATACGCATCCGGCGGCCGGCGGCCTCGACGTGCACGAGGGCCCGCTTTCGGTCGTCGGTCCCCTTGCCCGTTCGGCCGAAGACCTCACCGCCCTGCTCGAGATCACCACTGCGCGACCGCTCGTGCGGCGAGAGAAGTCTTTGTCGGAGTGCCGCTTCCTTGCCGTGCTCGAGCATCCGGTCAGCGAAGTTGACGCTTCCGTGCGGGTGCCCATCGAGGAAGCTCTGGCAGAACTGGAAAAGGCCGGGGCCACGATCGACCGCACCAGCGCGCTGCTTCCCGATCTGGCCGAGTTGCATGCTGATTACCTGCGCCTGCTCAACGTCGCCATGGCACGCGGTCGTCCGGCACCCGGCGGCAAGGAGATGTCGCTGGTCGACTATTACCTCCTGCTCGACCGGCAGGCTCGCTGCGAATACGCGTGGGGCGACCTTTTCGCCGAGTACGATTTCGTCCTCGCGCCGCCGCTGCCCTTCCTTGCCTACAAGCACGACGCTACACCGATCAACCAGCGCCGCATCACGATCAACGGCAAGGATTCCGCCTTTGCCGACGCGCTGGCCTGGGCAGGCATCGCCACCTATCCCAACCTTCCTTCCACCGTCGTCCCGGTCGGGGCGACCGACGGCTTGCCGTGCGGCATGCAGGTCATGGGGCCGCGTTGGTCCGACCTCGATTGCATCGCCACCGCGGGTGCCATCGGGAAGCTGTTGCACGGCTGAGCCTGCTCGGCCAAAGCAGACCGCCTTCGGGGGTCAATGAAAAGGACGGGGACTGCATGGCGCAACAGCGCATGATGCTCAAATTCGCAAAGTGGCACATCTGGCTTGGCTGGCTGGTCGGCGTGCCCGTCCTGATGTGGACGGTCACGGGTCTCGTCATGGTCGCCAAGCCGATCGAGGAAGTGCGCGGCAACCATCTTCGCAAGGAAGCCGCCCCGGCCGCGTTGCCTGCAGACACCCGCATCGCAATATCGCTGCCTTCGGGAAGCACCAAACCGGTCAGTTCGGTGACGACACGCGTCGAGCGCGGCGAGACGATCACCCGGATCGCCTACCTCGACGGAACAAGCGACCGCTTCGCCGCAGACGGACGCCGGATGGGTCCGGTTTCCGAGGTCGAGGCGCGCCTGCTTGTCGCGCAGGAGATCGTTGGCGGCGACAAGGTTACCGGCACCAGCAGGTTTGCGGCCGATGACGTGCCGCTCGATTTCCGGCGTCCCCTACCCGTCTGGCAGGTCCGGCTCGCTGATGGCACCCATGTCTATGTCGGGACGGAAACCGGCGAGATCGAGGCGGTCCGCACGCGCTGGTGGCGAACGTTCGATTTCGTTTGGGGCCTTCACATCATGGACCTGCAGACGCGCGAGGATACGCACCACCCGATCCTGATCCTCTTCGCAGTCCCGTCCGTTCTCGGCGCCCTGCTCGGCTGCATCCTGATGTTCCGCCGCCGCAAGGCGCGCGTCGCGGCATGAACAGCGAGGTCCTGACCCCGGTCCTCGACTGGCTCGACCTCGCAGGCGTGGCGATTTTTGCCTTGACCGGTGCCCTCGTTGCGGCGCGCGAGAAGCAGACCATGGTCACGCTGTCGTTCTTCGCGCTGGTGACCGGCGTTGGCGGAGGAACGATCCGTGACCTCCTCATAGGGGCGCCGGTATTCTGGATCCACGACGCCTGGGTGGCCGCAATCTGTCTCGGGGTCGCGCTCTTTGCCTGGTTCACACCAACGCGCTGGTGGGAAGGAACATTTCTCTCGATCGCGGATGGCCTCGGGCTGGCTGCGTATGCGGTGCTCGGCACGGCAAAGGCGCTGGAATACGGCGTGCCTCATATCCCCGCGCTGTTGATGGGGATCATCACAGGCTGCGCCGGCGGGATCATCCGCGACGTTATCGCGGGTCGCCCGTCAATCCTGATGAAGCCGGAACTCTATGTTACAGCGGCCGCACTATCCGCGAGCGTCACCGTGCTTGGCGAAACGATCGGGATACCGCGAGAACTGACATGGGTGCTGGCGACGGGCGCAGGTTTCGGCCTGCGCCTCGCCGCAATCAGGTGGAAGCTCGCGCTCCCGGCCTACGGCAGGGACTAGGCGCCCTTGCCCTGATAGCCGGTGCCGAACTCGATGTCGGCATCGACCGGGGCCCCAGCCGAGGGACCTCCGGGATAGGTGGCATCCGCCCCACCCTGTGCATCCGTGCGCGCTCGTGCGGCGGCATAGTAATCATCGCCGTACTGGCTATCGTCACGAGCCTGGTCGCCACGGTCCTCGTCGTCGCGTTCTTCCCAGGACTGGTCGCCCCGATCGTCGTCGTTGCTGCCCTGGTAGTTGCGATCCTCGCGACCGCGACCATAGTCGATCGCTTCGATCCGGCCGTCCTGGCCGATCGAGCAGGTCCATCCATCGCGATTGTAGAGAGTGCCGGTCACTTCCCACCCGCGCGCGTTGCGATTCACCGTATCGACAGTCTCGATGCGGGCATTGCGTTCGACCTCGTCGACGCAGGTGTTGATCGCGCGATCGATACCGCGCGTGTCGTCGTAGCCCGAATTCCAGTCGCCACGGCGCTGATCGGGATAGGGACGCGGATAGTCGCGGTCGCGATAGCGGCGGTCCTGCGAATTCTTGGCTGCACTGGCGATCGCGGCGATCCCGCCAAGGATCAGCACGCCGGCAAGGATGTCGCCACCATCGACGCGATTGCGACGATAGCGGTACCAGTGGTTGTGAACGACGTCCTCACCCGGGGCCCAAGCCATCGGAGCGTCTACCGACACGGCCGGGACCGGTGCCGGAAGATCGGCGGCGAGAACGGGAGTTGCGGTGAGCGAGAGAGCGGCAAGGATTGCCGGTGCGGCGGAAAGCTTGAAGACCTTGGTCATGGCCCGATTACCCCAGAGTGCCCGCCCCCACCAAGACGCGCGGCTGATACGATGGCAAAAAAATAGGCGGTCCAGGCTGCATGGAGCCTGAACCGCCCGTGGTGGTCATTGCACGGTTCGTCGCTTAGCCGAGACCGCGAATTCCCTTGAAATCGACGTCGGTCACGCGACCACGCTCGATGTAGCAGGTGAACTTGCCGCTATCGCGGTCGTTCCAGCGGTTGTAGCGGTTGTAGTTGTCGCGATAGCCGTAACGGTCATAGCGTCCGCCGCGATAATTGCCGTCGACCATGATGCGACCCTTTACGCGCCAGCCGTAGCGGGTGTCCTTGACGTCGCTGATGTCGGTGACCTGGGCGTAGTTGTAGCCGTAGCGACGGGCATCCTGGCGAGCCGCATTGACGCAACGTTCCACGGCAGCACGCGGATTGCCGCGGCTCGACCAGCGGTCACCGCGATAGTCGCGGTCGTTGTAACGATAGTCGCGGTCGCCATAACGATAGTCGTCATAGCCGTAGCCACGGTTCTTGCTGGCGGCACTGGCAACAGCGGCGATGCCGCCGATGATCACGGCCCCGGCGATCACGTCACCGACGGAAATCCCGTCATTGTCGCGGTGGCCGGCGTAGGCAGGCGTAGCACCCGCAAGCGCCATTGCGCCGACGGCTGCCGTTGCGATC
This genomic window contains:
- a CDS encoding amidase family protein is translated as MAYPKLTKQPGALETAAAIRNGSMSPIEAVEAAIARIEHHDAHINAVAVTDFDRARDAAKALGKRQPSADEPLFGVPMTVKESFNVAGLPTTFGHEQYADNIVDKDAEVVRLLKGAGAIILGKTNVPPDLADLQSNNPVYGRTNNPHDHDRVAGGSSGGSAAAVASGMVPCEYGSDIGSSIRNPAHFNGIYGHKTSFGLVSRRGHTHPAAGGLDVHEGPLSVVGPLARSAEDLTALLEITTARPLVRREKSLSECRFLAVLEHPVSEVDASVRVPIEEALAELEKAGATIDRTSALLPDLAELHADYLRLLNVAMARGRPAPGGKEMSLVDYYLLLDRQARCEYAWGDLFAEYDFVLAPPLPFLAYKHDATPINQRRITINGKDSAFADALAWAGIATYPNLPSTVVPVGATDGLPCGMQVMGPRWSDLDCIATAGAIGKLLHG
- a CDS encoding PepSY domain-containing protein, encoding MAQQRMMLKFAKWHIWLGWLVGVPVLMWTVTGLVMVAKPIEEVRGNHLRKEAAPAALPADTRIAISLPSGSTKPVSSVTTRVERGETITRIAYLDGTSDRFAADGRRMGPVSEVEARLLVAQEIVGGDKVTGTSRFAADDVPLDFRRPLPVWQVRLADGTHVYVGTETGEIEAVRTRWWRTFDFVWGLHIMDLQTREDTHHPILILFAVPSVLGALLGCILMFRRRKARVAA
- a CDS encoding trimeric intracellular cation channel family protein — translated: MNSEVLTPVLDWLDLAGVAIFALTGALVAAREKQTMVTLSFFALVTGVGGGTIRDLLIGAPVFWIHDAWVAAICLGVALFAWFTPTRWWEGTFLSIADGLGLAAYAVLGTAKALEYGVPHIPALLMGIITGCAGGIIRDVIAGRPSILMKPELYVTAAALSASVTVLGETIGIPRELTWVLATGAGFGLRLAAIRWKLALPAYGRD